In one window of Scyliorhinus canicula chromosome 17, sScyCan1.1, whole genome shotgun sequence DNA:
- the LOC119951303 gene encoding gastrula zinc finger protein XlCGF26.1-like: MEAKSTIRCGKTYPQCGQDFSESSDLSKPMQSHTGEKPWKCGDCGKEFKYPSDLEIHQRIHTGERPFICPACGKGFINSSHLFEHQRVHTGEKPFTCSECGKGFIRSRNLFSHQLVHTDKRPFKCSDCDRSFKSASDLLRHRHTHTGDRLFSCSACGKVFTNSSHLSEHQRVHTGERPFTCSQCGKGFARLSTLISHQLVHTDQRPFKCSHCDKCFKFKRQLLRHRRTHTGERPFTCSVCGKGFTDSWDLLKHWYTHTGERPFVCSACGKGFIQSSELRKHQLVHTDKRPFKCPDCGKGFKTTSDLLRHQRIHTGERPFSCTVCGKRFINSSHLSQHRRTHTGERTFICSKCGKGFTRLSTLVSHQLVHTDERPFQCFDCDKCYKCKRELLRHQRTHTGERCSPAAHVGKDSATR; the protein is encoded by the coding sequence ATGGAAGCAAAGAGCACGATTCGGTGTGGGAAGACGTATCCTCAGTGCGGACAAGATTTCAGTGAATCATCTGACCTttcgaaacccatgcagagtcacactggggagaagccttggaaatgtggggactgtggaaagGAATTTAAGTACCCTTCAGATCTGGAAATTCATCagcgtattcacactggggaaaggccattcatttgccccgcatgtgggaaaggattcattaattCCTCCCACCTCTTtgaacaccagcgggttcacactggggagaaaccgttcacctgctcagagtgtgggaaggggttcattCGGTCAAGGAACCTCTtttcacaccaacttgttcacactgataagaggccctttaaatgttctgactgtgacaGGAGCTTCAAAAGTGCAAGTGACCTGCTGAGACACCGACATACTCACACCGGGGATAGGCTGTTCAGCTGTTCTGCATGTGGGAAAGTATTCACTAATTCATCCCACCTCTCTGAacatcaacgagttcacactggggaaaggccgttcacctgctcccaatgtgggaagggattcgcccGGCTGAGCACCCTCAtttcacaccaacttgttcacactgatcagagaccttttaaatgctcGCACTGTGACAAGTGCTTTAAATTCAAAAGGCAACTGCTGAGACACCGGCGCacccacaccggggagaggcctttcacctgctccgtgtgtgggaaaggattcactgacTCCTGGGACCTGCTGAAACACTGGTacactcacaccggggagaggccgttcgtcTGCTccgcgtgtgggaagggattcattcagtcgtCGGAACTCCGTAAAcatcaacttgttcacactgataagagaccatttaaatgccctgactgtgggaagggcttTAAAACCACAAGCGACCTGCTGAGGCACCAGcgtattcacaccggggagaggccgttcagctgcACTGTGTGTGGGAAGCGATTTATTAATTCATCCCACCTCTCTCAACACCGGCgaactcacactggggaaaggacattcatctgctccaaatgtggaaagggattcactcgctTAAGCACCCTCGTTTCACACCAACtcgttcacactgatgagagaccgtttcaatgtttTGACTGTGACAAATGCTATAAATGCAAAAGGGaattgctgagacaccagcgcactcacactggggagcggTGCTCACCTGCTGCGCacgtgggaaaggattcagccaCCCGCTGA